In the genome of Halobacterium noricense, one region contains:
- a CDS encoding Ldh family oxidoreductase, with product MTSTDVDALEAFATRAIEAYGASKDVAQTVSNSLVSADLVGHSSHGVVRIPYYEAQANDGSLDPTATPTIESAGPFTQVVGGAAFGQITGRYAVEELIETANSHGVGIVGIRDSGHLGRIGEWANRVTEEGLLFMSWVNLQGGAQRIAPPGTADRRLGTNPITFGVPTFDALPFDLLYDGATSQVAHGKIIERDGSGETLPVDWTTTGSGDPVEYAADFEEGIGALLPLGGRETGYKGFDLAVMTELFASIIGDGPVSAKEDQNWQGNGAAFIAIDPEIFTTREELSIRVKALSEYIRSAEPIEDSLEVLLPGEPEYRTSEERRQNGIPIEDAVADGLRNLANELNIEHELPTSLR from the coding sequence ATGACATCGACTGATGTAGACGCCCTCGAAGCCTTTGCTACGCGTGCCATCGAGGCATACGGAGCATCAAAAGACGTCGCTCAAACCGTCTCAAACTCCCTGGTCTCGGCAGACCTGGTAGGCCACTCTTCACATGGAGTTGTCAGAATTCCATACTACGAAGCACAAGCTAATGATGGGTCACTTGACCCAACAGCGACACCAACGATCGAATCAGCAGGCCCCTTCACTCAAGTTGTGGGTGGCGCAGCTTTCGGACAAATTACTGGCCGGTACGCCGTTGAAGAATTAATTGAAACAGCTAATTCACATGGTGTTGGCATCGTCGGGATTCGCGATTCAGGCCATCTTGGTCGCATCGGAGAATGGGCTAACCGAGTTACGGAGGAAGGCCTGCTGTTCATGTCCTGGGTTAATCTCCAAGGCGGAGCACAACGGATCGCCCCTCCTGGAACTGCTGACCGGCGGCTTGGAACCAACCCGATTACATTCGGTGTCCCGACGTTCGATGCGCTACCGTTCGACTTGCTATATGACGGAGCAACCAGCCAGGTAGCGCACGGAAAAATTATTGAGCGCGATGGCTCCGGGGAGACGCTTCCTGTAGACTGGACAACGACGGGCTCAGGTGACCCTGTCGAATACGCAGCTGACTTCGAAGAGGGGATCGGTGCTCTCCTTCCGCTTGGAGGTCGTGAAACCGGGTATAAGGGATTTGATCTTGCAGTCATGACGGAGCTATTTGCCAGCATAATTGGAGATGGCCCCGTCTCCGCCAAGGAAGATCAAAACTGGCAGGGGAATGGCGCCGCGTTCATCGCAATCGATCCCGAGATATTCACGACACGGGAAGAACTGTCGATCCGCGTCAAGGCCCTGTCGGAGTATATTCGCTCGGCAGAACCGATCGAGGATTCTCTCGAGGTTCTTCTCCCAGGCGAACCTGAATACCGGACTTCGGAGGAACGACGACAAAATGGAATCCCAATCGAAGACGCTGTCGCAGACGGCCTCCGCAATCTCGCCAACGAACTCAATATCGAACATGAACTCCCTACCTCACTTCGGTAA